The following proteins are co-located in the Desulfobaccales bacterium genome:
- a CDS encoding DUF2079 domain-containing protein gives MQFPPNIFRWTTNPGRWIIAVAVLALLLLTVYIAAFFYGVNSTLSDDSWGDISYYNQLAYNFTHGRPLQTSSYRQAGDGILHNPFPYAHSFSIHVNFTPYLFLWPYKFMPTVNGLYLITILFNVAGFLGIGWLIMRRMCSSKDRFLSYMLVCVAFFSVLPSMGVITYKGLFALFSGPLILAAYYFFLRDNRLLLAITGVLLCGVSEDLIMFTFSFSAYLFIFEKRLRKMALWMGLGAAAYLAFVVFVIHPAARYGLTLQHISDPLAKLHMLLSGKLPLSGYKVYGPFAIGLVLALTVMALFSNFRREIEWKKVFGLIFIAPASHWFIVVTFSGGQHYMPIMACTFLALLLIASRLEFRPVAVVRIAAAVIICMTLFLPRDTYRLLKRLHSHADAKSIARMETNKSTLSHIAALPKEAGISYWTNQGLDAFMTSRNNVWRFPDYFDSADYLVIQKDADQTFFDTKIEASEGIEAAIKRGQTYSSSTQIALPAEMVKRIENELVNVKASHEINVDTERVLILKRKKSAGLPCPESTLGWGWINPK, from the coding sequence ATGCAATTTCCGCCGAATATTTTCCGATGGACCACAAACCCGGGGCGCTGGATTATTGCCGTGGCAGTGCTGGCGCTGCTTTTGCTTACGGTATATATCGCCGCTTTTTTCTATGGGGTTAACTCTACCCTGAGCGACGACTCGTGGGGAGATATTTCGTATTATAATCAGCTGGCTTATAACTTCACCCATGGAAGGCCATTGCAGACCTCGAGTTACCGCCAAGCCGGCGACGGTATCCTGCACAACCCGTTTCCCTATGCGCATTCCTTCAGCATCCATGTGAATTTCACGCCTTATCTCTTTTTGTGGCCTTACAAGTTCATGCCCACCGTAAACGGTCTTTACCTGATTACCATTCTGTTTAACGTGGCCGGATTCTTGGGAATCGGCTGGTTAATCATGCGGCGCATGTGTTCAAGTAAAGACAGGTTTTTGTCCTATATGCTTGTCTGCGTTGCGTTCTTCTCCGTCCTGCCGAGTATGGGGGTCATTACCTATAAAGGGTTATTTGCGCTGTTTAGCGGGCCGCTTATCCTGGCGGCTTACTACTTCTTCCTGCGGGACAACCGGCTGCTTCTGGCGATTACCGGAGTACTTTTGTGCGGGGTATCCGAAGACCTGATAATGTTTACGTTTTCTTTCAGCGCCTATCTGTTCATTTTTGAAAAACGATTGCGTAAAATGGCGTTGTGGATGGGGTTGGGCGCCGCGGCCTATCTGGCTTTTGTGGTCTTTGTCATCCATCCCGCGGCCAGGTATGGTCTGACCCTGCAACACATTTCCGATCCTCTGGCCAAGCTTCATATGCTGCTTAGCGGCAAGCTGCCGCTGTCGGGCTATAAGGTTTATGGGCCGTTTGCTATCGGCCTTGTCCTGGCGCTGACCGTAATGGCGCTATTTTCGAACTTCAGAAGAGAAATCGAATGGAAAAAGGTTTTCGGCCTGATTTTCATTGCACCGGCAAGTCACTGGTTCATAGTGGTGACATTCTCCGGCGGGCAACATTACATGCCCATAATGGCCTGTACTTTTTTAGCGCTTCTGCTGATCGCGTCAAGGCTCGAATTCCGCCCGGTAGCGGTGGTGCGGATAGCCGCGGCCGTGATTATCTGCATGACGCTTTTCCTGCCCAGAGACACCTATAGGCTGCTAAAGCGCCTTCACTCTCATGCTGATGCAAAAAGCATTGCCAGAATGGAAACAAATAAAAGCACTCTGAGCCATATTGCCGCCTTGCCGAAAGAAGCGGGAATTTCGTATTGGACAAATCAAGGATTAGATGCGTTTATGACTTCACGCAATAATGTGTGGCGGTTCCCGGATTATTTCGATTCCGCGGATTATCTGGTCATCCAAAAAGATGCGGATCAGACTTTTTTTGATACGAAAATAGAAGCTTCTGAGGGTATAGAAGCGGCAATTAAAAGGGGGCAAACCTATAGCAGCAGCACTCAAATTGCTCTACCGGCCGAGATGGTGAAACGTATAGAGAATGAACTGGTCAATGTGAAGGCTTCCCATGAAATTAACGTGGATACCGAACGTGTGCTGATTTTAAAAAGAAAGAAAAGTGCGGGACTGCCTTGTCCGGAATCGACGCTTGGATGGGGATGGATTAACCCAAAATGA
- a CDS encoding radical SAM/SPASM domain-containing protein produces MQYKDIMETLRYFKWLAKHKYYDKLTVIGIENSTACNRKCPYCPNFNYSRGNHLMSIELWNKIIDDLAQMNYTGSISPGLFNEPLIDERLPQLIKYARQKLPKSEILIYSNGDLVNEKTYKELKKAGVTRFRISQHDDKWKNTFMDSDAKLCPDIEIVRYHNYANPAILNNRGGLVDTIKPIYQPHCYMIVSTMWIDYTGKAILCCNDYLSSTNLGNVREKSINEIWTNSNYRKVRLDVLSGIYNVPICRKCNGL; encoded by the coding sequence ATGCAGTATAAAGACATAATGGAAACACTAAGATATTTCAAGTGGTTGGCCAAACACAAATATTACGATAAGCTTACTGTAATAGGTATAGAAAATTCCACAGCATGCAACCGTAAATGCCCATACTGTCCCAATTTCAATTATTCCCGCGGCAATCATTTGATGTCGATTGAATTGTGGAATAAAATCATAGATGATCTGGCCCAAATGAACTATACAGGGTCAATCTCTCCGGGACTATTTAATGAACCTTTAATAGATGAAAGACTGCCACAATTGATTAAATATGCAAGACAAAAACTTCCCAAATCTGAAATCCTTATATACAGTAATGGGGATTTAGTTAATGAAAAGACTTATAAGGAACTCAAAAAAGCGGGCGTTACCCGATTTAGGATATCACAGCATGATGACAAATGGAAAAATACATTCATGGATTCTGATGCAAAACTATGTCCAGATATAGAAATTGTGAGATACCATAACTACGCAAATCCTGCGATATTGAACAACAGAGGCGGCCTAGTTGACACGATAAAACCGATTTATCAGCCACATTGTTATATGATAGTCTCTACCATGTGGATTGATTATACGGGGAAGGCCATTCTTTGTTGTAATGATTACCTATCCTCCACAAATTTAGGTAATGTTCGGGAAAAGAGCATAAATGAGATATGGACCAATTCCAATTATAGAAAAGTCCGACTGGATGTTCTGTCTGGAATTTATAACGTTCCGATATGCCGAAAATGTAATGGTCTTTAA
- a CDS encoding glycosyltransferase family 2 protein, translated as MMPEKRSSFPEELEIEVSIVVPMLNEEGNLDYLLERLEPILDQLQCRYEIICVNDGSTDNTLEKLLQYRKKDSRIKVVNLSRNFGKDTALTAGLHYSRGTAVIPIDCDLQDPPELIKDLLAKWREGYDVVYAVRRKRYGEPLMKRLMANLFYRFINLFSETPIPKNTGDFRLMDRRVVEVLNQIPERTRFMKGLFAWVGFKQIGITYDRQQRHFGKTKWNFWKLWNFALDGITLFSTSPLKMWSYLGIIISLLSFLYAMFLVVRTTIFGHDVPGYASIMVAVLFLGGLQLISLGILGEYLGRVYSEAKKRPLYIVSQSYGFNKDEEI; from the coding sequence ATGATGCCGGAGAAAAGGTCAAGTTTCCCGGAGGAACTGGAGATTGAGGTATCCATAGTGGTGCCCATGTTAAACGAAGAAGGAAATCTGGATTATCTCTTGGAACGGTTAGAGCCCATCCTGGATCAACTCCAGTGCCGGTATGAAATAATTTGTGTCAACGACGGCAGCACCGATAACACTCTGGAGAAGTTGCTCCAGTACCGCAAAAAGGACTCCCGCATCAAAGTAGTCAATCTTTCTCGCAATTTCGGCAAAGATACGGCGCTTACCGCGGGTTTACATTATTCCCGCGGCACCGCGGTAATCCCCATAGACTGTGATCTTCAGGACCCGCCGGAACTCATAAAGGACCTTTTGGCCAAATGGCGTGAAGGATATGACGTGGTCTATGCCGTGAGGCGAAAACGCTATGGGGAACCCCTTATGAAACGCCTGATGGCAAACTTATTCTACAGATTTATAAATCTTTTCAGCGAAACTCCCATCCCCAAGAACACTGGAGACTTTCGCTTGATGGACCGGCGGGTCGTGGAGGTCCTTAATCAGATACCGGAACGGACGCGCTTTATGAAGGGTCTGTTTGCCTGGGTAGGATTCAAGCAGATAGGCATAACTTATGACCGCCAGCAGCGTCATTTTGGAAAGACCAAGTGGAATTTTTGGAAACTCTGGAATTTTGCGCTGGATGGTATAACGTTGTTCAGCACCTCACCACTTAAGATGTGGAGTTATTTGGGGATAATAATCTCGCTACTCTCATTTCTTTATGCAATGTTCTTAGTCGTTAGGACGACAATATTTGGACATGACGTTCCAGGTTATGCCTCCATCATGGTAGCGGTGCTTTTTCTTGGAGGATTACAGTTGATCAGTTTAGGGATCCTTGGCGAATATCTTGGTCGTGTTTATTCTGAAGCCAAAAAAAGGCCTCTCTATATTGTGAGCCAAAGTTATGGTTTCAATAAAGATGAAGAAATTTGA
- a CDS encoding methyltransferase domain-containing protein: protein MERDVYHKTAAIENIHWWFIGRRFIVEQILNELLLSKNAEILEMGCGTGGNLPLLAKFGNVYGVELDDTAREYARKREIGTILPGSLPDEIPLAGQLFDLIVMTDVLEHVGEDQVALERLYQRLKLGGYILITVPAFPALWSRHDDLHHHKRRYTIERLRTILINAGYNIIRVSYINCIMFPVISGVRMMQRFLGMADADDLKVYPPVINRMLAGLFSGEGHLLKFVSLPFGLSLLCVGRKV, encoded by the coding sequence ATGGAAAGAGATGTCTATCATAAGACTGCGGCCATCGAAAATATCCACTGGTGGTTTATTGGCAGAAGGTTTATTGTTGAACAAATTTTAAACGAATTATTATTGTCTAAGAACGCAGAAATATTGGAAATGGGATGCGGAACGGGAGGCAATTTACCTTTATTAGCAAAATTTGGTAACGTTTATGGAGTGGAACTCGATGATACTGCAAGAGAATACGCTCGTAAGCGAGAAATTGGAACAATTCTGCCAGGAAGTTTGCCGGATGAAATTCCACTTGCCGGGCAACTGTTCGACCTTATTGTAATGACGGATGTTCTGGAACATGTGGGTGAGGACCAGGTAGCCCTGGAGAGGCTCTACCAGAGGCTAAAATTGGGGGGTTATATTTTAATCACGGTCCCGGCCTTCCCTGCACTCTGGAGCCGACACGACGATTTACATCATCATAAGCGCCGCTACACTATAGAAAGACTGCGTACCATATTGATTAATGCGGGTTACAATATTATAAGGGTAAGCTACATTAATTGCATCATGTTTCCCGTTATTTCTGGGGTGCGGATGATGCAGAGATTTCTCGGAATGGCGGACGCTGACGATCTAAAAGTGTACCCACCGGTTATCAACCGAATGCTGGCAGGATTATTTTCCGGTGAGGGCCATTTGTTGAAGTTCGTATCCTTGCCCTTTGGTCTTTCGCTTCTATGCGTGGGGAGGAAAGTTTAA
- a CDS encoding ROK family protein — MSDQMHFGAPAIVFDLGGTHLRGATAPAGGGLINIEKRKVRNFLDGSSVTEVWDSIIDHIVSYVSAFGGSLPPQAPVMLAVPGPVRGRRILLDAPTLVGHKGAIPDLKTILEDRTKRPVFILNDVSAATWYFSEKVPDDRFLVITVSSGIGSKVFDRNHPLGVMDDVEYCGEIGHAVAGDFPERIRCDCGGWNHVGAISSGRGILRLAKLCARRDQQKFNNSALGRSVNGNPEYLTNEDHIAPAVMQGDEWTLRVLEYATRPLAQTILTIWLAIGLTRIILIGGFALAVGSHYTRILENELQKLSDYKLLQEGVGGMVTLGQPDEEACLIGAAVYAQKESRGA; from the coding sequence ATGAGTGACCAAATGCACTTCGGTGCGCCAGCCATCGTGTTTGACCTGGGTGGAACTCATCTGAGAGGAGCCACTGCCCCAGCCGGTGGCGGGCTGATCAACATTGAGAAACGAAAAGTTCGCAATTTTTTGGATGGTAGCTCTGTAACCGAGGTTTGGGACAGTATCATTGATCATATTGTGTCGTATGTATCTGCCTTCGGAGGCAGCCTTCCTCCCCAAGCGCCTGTAATGCTTGCAGTGCCTGGTCCGGTTCGAGGGCGGAGGATATTATTGGACGCTCCGACGCTGGTGGGCCACAAAGGTGCCATTCCTGACCTCAAAACCATCCTGGAGGACCGCACTAAGCGCCCGGTGTTCATTCTAAATGACGTATCGGCAGCGACATGGTATTTCAGCGAGAAGGTGCCGGACGATCGATTTCTGGTCATCACCGTAAGCAGTGGTATCGGCAGCAAGGTGTTTGATCGCAACCACCCATTAGGGGTGATGGATGATGTTGAATACTGCGGAGAAATTGGTCATGCGGTTGCTGGTGACTTTCCAGAGCGAATCCGTTGTGACTGCGGTGGCTGGAACCATGTTGGCGCGATCTCATCCGGTAGGGGTATCTTGCGTTTAGCCAAGTTATGTGCCCGGCGCGATCAGCAGAAATTTAATAACTCCGCGCTTGGGCGGTCGGTGAACGGGAACCCTGAGTATCTCACGAATGAGGATCATATCGCCCCAGCCGTAATGCAGGGAGATGAATGGACCTTACGCGTCTTAGAATATGCCACTCGACCGCTCGCCCAAACCATATTAACTATCTGGCTTGCCATAGGACTGACCCGTATCATCTTGATTGGCGGCTTCGCACTTGCCGTGGGGTCCCATTACACTCGAATCTTGGAGAATGAATTGCAGAAGTTATCCGATTACAAATTACTCCAGGAGGGTGTCGGCGGGATGGTGACCTTGGGGCAACCCGATGAAGAGGCCTGCCTGATTGGAGCTGCCGTATACGCTCAGAAGGAGAGTCGTGGCGCCTGA
- a CDS encoding radical SAM protein, with protein sequence MKNPFFSNASLAERLYPVILRFPKVLKESLARGIAQYVRHRLINRGLPERLTIFVTDRCNLRCSHCFISTTKQRKNWEMGIPEYRLFFEKSRGVFSQALLTGGEPTLRDDLDEILLLASHAGAIPAITIFTNGILGGRLIKAVSRALTATPLRLHFQLSIDGPASFHDANRGVAGALDKTLETIKSLKDLKKAWVGRIGRVTLCTAISRTNLADLPSIINKVRSLGALHAFTFVRSSETGVFNLKKNHLASNFAPVGFRDFLTVEEMDRALLILHQHLWCHKPNSLFYMNNRRILENIVKSLKKMKPQAACFSGVADLILLPNGDVARCEMLKSFANLKDYHWDLKSLILSEAYQRHLKETKGCWCIHDCAIGLGMIYDANHLLRLFDHI encoded by the coding sequence GTGAAAAACCCGTTTTTTTCAAATGCTTCACTCGCTGAACGGCTATACCCGGTTATCCTCAGGTTTCCGAAGGTTCTGAAGGAGAGCTTGGCCCGCGGCATCGCCCAATATGTGCGTCATAGGCTAATAAACCGGGGCCTTCCCGAACGTTTGACCATCTTTGTAACCGACCGCTGCAATCTGCGCTGTTCCCACTGCTTTATCTCAACCACCAAACAACGAAAAAACTGGGAGATGGGAATCCCCGAATACCGCCTTTTTTTCGAAAAGTCCCGGGGGGTATTCTCCCAAGCATTGCTCACCGGCGGCGAGCCGACTTTGCGGGACGACCTGGATGAAATTTTGCTTCTGGCCTCCCACGCTGGAGCAATCCCCGCCATAACTATCTTTACCAACGGGATTCTCGGCGGCCGTCTTATAAAAGCGGTAAGCCGGGCGCTCACTGCGACCCCCCTGCGGCTTCATTTCCAACTCTCCATTGATGGCCCTGCCTCGTTTCATGACGCCAACCGGGGAGTTGCGGGGGCTCTGGACAAAACCTTAGAAACGATTAAGTCTCTCAAAGATCTGAAAAAGGCGTGGGTCGGACGAATTGGTCGGGTGACGCTCTGCACCGCTATCTCCAGAACGAACTTAGCCGATCTGCCTTCTATAATAAATAAAGTTCGGTCCTTGGGGGCTTTACACGCGTTTACCTTCGTGCGCTCCAGCGAAACAGGAGTTTTCAACCTGAAAAAGAATCACCTTGCCTCGAACTTTGCACCGGTCGGGTTCAGAGATTTCCTCACGGTGGAGGAAATGGACCGGGCCTTGCTCATATTGCATCAGCATCTCTGGTGTCATAAGCCCAATAGCCTCTTTTATATGAACAACCGGAGGATACTCGAAAATATTGTCAAGAGCCTAAAGAAAATGAAACCGCAGGCCGCGTGCTTCTCGGGTGTGGCCGATCTTATCCTTTTGCCTAACGGAGACGTAGCCCGCTGTGAAATGCTTAAAAGTTTTGCTAACCTAAAGGATTACCATTGGGACCTGAAAAGCTTAATTTTATCAGAGGCCTATCAAAGACACCTGAAAGAAACAAAGGGGTGTTGGTGCATCCATGACTGTGCCATCGGGCTTGGTATGATTTATGACGCAAATCACCTCCTCCGCCTTTTTGATCATATTTAA
- a CDS encoding glycosyltransferase family A protein codes for MPANGKKKILLIIPIYERASELTSLLSSINRLRLDNLELTVIVIDDGSPNPISSAVQIELKNATLSWYRHEVPSGPGYCRNLGGQITESDYLWFLDSDTEVIKPNALVHMVEVLEADDQLAGVGGVMEECGGVLKIQELKILPNFNFLYRSFLPDAYGPTYVDGIGTCNLLIKRHAFQGAGGFMEQLKRDEDNDLCLTLGGMGYKFYQDAETIVWHKCSQAGRQNGTFAHFRDPKLYLDDLLQTRIILVAKHAPWRLSILALLDLLFAPMILYRMKTGWYGSKRPIMAVPDKNRLTIVSFLLVKSIKYYMLGFNFFFRSLLGLRKAPDHIIMP; via the coding sequence ATGCCCGCTAATGGAAAGAAAAAGATTCTGTTAATCATCCCTATTTATGAGCGCGCCTCTGAACTCACCAGTCTTCTCTCCAGTATAAACCGACTAAGATTGGACAACCTTGAGCTAACCGTGATTGTTATCGACGATGGCAGCCCTAACCCAATTTCGTCCGCAGTGCAGATTGAATTAAAAAATGCCACACTCTCCTGGTATCGTCATGAGGTTCCTTCTGGTCCCGGCTATTGTCGCAACCTTGGGGGACAGATTACTGAGAGCGATTATCTCTGGTTCTTGGACAGCGACACCGAAGTCATTAAACCCAATGCCCTCGTGCACATGGTCGAAGTGCTGGAAGCCGATGACCAACTTGCCGGGGTGGGTGGGGTCATGGAGGAGTGCGGGGGTGTGCTGAAAATTCAGGAGTTGAAAATTTTACCGAATTTCAACTTTCTGTACCGATCATTCCTACCTGATGCCTATGGGCCAACTTATGTCGACGGTATCGGTACTTGCAACCTTCTCATAAAGCGCCATGCCTTCCAAGGCGCCGGTGGCTTTATGGAGCAACTGAAGCGGGACGAAGACAACGACCTCTGCCTCACCTTGGGCGGTATGGGGTACAAATTTTACCAGGACGCGGAAACCATTGTCTGGCATAAATGCAGCCAGGCTGGCCGGCAAAACGGCACCTTTGCGCACTTTCGAGACCCAAAGCTCTATTTGGACGACCTTTTGCAGACCCGCATCATCCTTGTTGCCAAACACGCACCATGGCGTCTGTCAATTCTGGCTTTACTTGACTTATTATTTGCGCCCATGATTCTCTACCGGATGAAAACCGGGTGGTATGGATCGAAGCGCCCAATAATGGCGGTTCCCGATAAGAACCGGCTGACGATAGTCAGCTTCCTTTTGGTCAAAAGTATTAAGTACTACATGCTGGGCTTCAACTTTTTCTTTCGTAGCCTCCTCGGGTTACGAAAAGCTCCAGACCATATTATTATGCCGTGA
- a CDS encoding radical SAM protein gives MKSLTKPNVILFYPKTGMDFGSTVAPPHSLLTVAAPLDQAGYRVTILDQRTQRITEETLQQLVSDDLLCFGVSAMTGTQIRHALRLTRLARRLTDGRVPIVWGGPHPTITPEQTLANENVDIVVVGEGDETFFELIQALENKGDLSTIRGLFFKNGHKIVRTEPRPLVNLEDLLPVPWHLVDVEKYIHRDMYVKSRSRVLDLGQTSRGCPFRCGFCSSASIRGRRWRPMSVEKSLEMIVRDVRRFKLDGFWLRDDEFYIDRKRAYEICRGMVREKLDVSFYTSGTRVDVFMKATDEELIMLRKAGAHTLKFGAESGSQRILDLMRKGIKVEQTLAANRRCAQHGFVPAFALVVGYPTETFDDINKTIDLAYRLKKENPRAQLETMATFTALPATPSFALALEHGLRPPETLEGWSDWIFDDYDLEGTRIPWFNRRQRVYIGNVSYMSILANALGNAVGSIASPPLRFLARQLARPVSSYFRFRLKNKLYCHVPELKLVRYLRHKFFYQSDYTVS, from the coding sequence ATGAAGAGTCTGACCAAACCTAACGTGATTCTGTTTTATCCTAAAACCGGGATGGATTTTGGATCCACCGTGGCGCCGCCCCACAGCCTGCTGACTGTTGCCGCGCCGTTGGACCAGGCGGGTTACCGCGTGACTATCCTGGATCAGAGAACGCAAAGAATCACCGAGGAAACGCTTCAACAGTTAGTCTCCGACGACTTGCTCTGTTTCGGGGTGTCGGCCATGACCGGCACCCAGATCAGACATGCCTTGAGGTTAACCCGTCTGGCCCGGCGGTTAACTGACGGACGGGTACCCATCGTTTGGGGTGGGCCGCACCCCACCATCACCCCGGAACAGACGCTGGCCAACGAAAATGTGGACATTGTCGTGGTGGGCGAGGGTGATGAGACCTTTTTCGAACTCATCCAGGCTCTGGAAAATAAGGGAGACCTGAGCACCATCAGGGGTCTTTTTTTTAAGAACGGCCATAAAATAGTCAGGACCGAGCCCAGACCTTTGGTGAACCTGGAAGACCTTCTACCGGTGCCTTGGCATCTGGTCGATGTCGAAAAGTACATTCACCGGGATATGTATGTAAAAAGCCGTTCTCGAGTTTTGGACCTGGGACAAACCAGCCGCGGCTGCCCTTTCAGGTGTGGGTTTTGCAGCAGCGCCAGCATCCGCGGGCGCCGGTGGCGGCCCATGTCGGTGGAAAAAAGTCTAGAGATGATCGTCAGGGATGTCCGGCGATTCAAGCTGGACGGCTTCTGGCTCCGGGACGATGAGTTTTACATCGACCGGAAAAGAGCTTACGAAATCTGTCGCGGCATGGTCAGGGAGAAATTGGACGTCAGCTTTTATACCTCAGGGACCCGGGTAGATGTTTTCATGAAGGCCACGGATGAAGAACTGATTATGCTCAGAAAGGCTGGGGCGCATACCCTCAAGTTTGGCGCCGAGTCCGGCTCTCAGAGAATCCTGGACCTGATGCGCAAGGGCATCAAGGTGGAGCAAACCCTGGCCGCGAACCGGCGCTGCGCCCAACATGGCTTTGTCCCGGCCTTCGCCCTGGTAGTCGGCTATCCCACGGAAACCTTTGATGATATCAACAAGACCATTGATTTAGCCTACCGCCTCAAAAAGGAGAATCCCCGGGCTCAACTAGAAACCATGGCCACCTTTACGGCACTGCCCGCCACTCCGAGTTTTGCCCTGGCCCTGGAGCATGGCCTGCGCCCGCCAGAGACCTTGGAGGGATGGAGTGATTGGATTTTTGACGATTATGACCTGGAGGGCACCAGGATACCCTGGTTTAATCGCCGTCAGCGCGTTTATATCGGCAACGTTTCCTATATGAGCATCCTGGCCAACGCCCTCGGCAACGCCGTGGGCAGCATCGCCTCCCCTCCCCTTAGGTTTCTCGCCCGGCAGCTGGCCCGACCGGTCAGCTCCTATTTTCGCTTCCGCCTCAAGAATAAACTGTACTGCCACGTGCCGGAACTCAAACTTGTCCGTTATCTTCGGCACAAGTTCTTCTACCAAAGCGATTATACGGTTTCATGA
- a CDS encoding glycosyltransferase family 4 protein: MAEEPCLEVFFAYRYFKTYQNGVNRELSKKVKAIPLSLLSNVTFFHRLNQIVTNRLLNKIIKIPFWLLYKIGIYTLYDYFVLRKTISRIKPDMIHVNNGGYPASFVCQTAIFAAKHSGVNKIIYHINNPAAKQGILLDKLIDKKINQYANYFITASREASVSLAQNRFFDIHKLVQIYNTIENPEIVTSKEAICKLHNIDADKFILCEVAFLSQRKGQIYILNALRKIKELYPGINSQLVLFLVGDGEDYHKLKKYCEMNELSNVIFTGYQDNYVDYIACSDIFILPSIGYEDMPLVVLTAMQLGKPIIATEVAGITEEIENLKSGIVLKVEKLDTLYLEIIKLFGDSDLRYYYAENAVKRFNEHFSQSQVYAQIKALYAMLPKNGPEYPGQMA; encoded by the coding sequence ATGGCTGAAGAACCATGCTTAGAAGTCTTTTTCGCCTATCGCTATTTTAAAACTTACCAAAATGGGGTCAATAGAGAATTATCTAAAAAAGTGAAGGCCATTCCGCTTTCACTTCTGTCCAATGTCACATTTTTTCATCGATTGAACCAGATAGTAACTAATCGCCTACTAAATAAAATTATTAAAATACCTTTTTGGTTATTGTACAAAATTGGTATTTATACGCTTTACGATTATTTCGTTCTACGAAAAACAATTAGCCGAATTAAGCCTGATATGATTCATGTGAACAACGGGGGGTATCCGGCATCATTTGTCTGTCAAACTGCGATTTTTGCTGCTAAACATTCTGGTGTTAATAAAATTATCTATCATATTAATAATCCGGCTGCAAAACAGGGTATCCTGCTTGATAAGTTGATCGATAAAAAAATTAATCAGTATGCCAACTACTTCATTACAGCTTCAAGGGAAGCGTCCGTGTCCCTTGCACAAAATAGATTTTTTGACATCCACAAATTGGTGCAAATCTATAATACGATTGAAAACCCTGAAATTGTTACATCTAAAGAAGCAATATGCAAATTGCATAATATTGATGCTGATAAGTTTATTCTTTGTGAGGTAGCATTTCTTTCTCAACGAAAGGGGCAGATATACATTCTTAACGCATTACGTAAAATTAAAGAACTTTACCCAGGTATTAATTCACAATTAGTACTATTCCTGGTGGGGGATGGAGAGGATTACCATAAACTGAAAAAATATTGCGAAATGAACGAGTTGTCGAATGTCATATTTACAGGCTATCAGGATAACTATGTTGACTATATTGCTTGTTCAGATATTTTTATTCTGCCTTCAATTGGATATGAGGATATGCCTCTCGTGGTTTTGACTGCGATGCAGTTAGGCAAACCCATAATTGCGACAGAGGTTGCCGGCATTACAGAAGAAATTGAAAACCTTAAAAGTGGTATCGTGCTAAAAGTGGAAAAACTGGATACCCTTTATCTTGAAATTATCAAATTATTTGGAGATAGTGATTTGCGTTATTATTATGCAGAAAATGCAGTGAAACGCTTCAATGAACATTTTTCGCAATCGCAGGTATATGCACAGATCAAAGCACTCTATGCAATGTTGCCTAAAAACGGACCAGAATATCCTGGCCAAATGGCATAA